In a single window of the Novosphingobium sp. IK01 genome:
- the purQ gene encoding phosphoribosylformylglycinamidine synthase subunit PurQ codes for MSFSSAVITFPGSNCDRDMAVAVEEVCGGTVHRVWHGDASLPEGLDFIAVPGGFSYGDYLRSGAMAARSPIMKAVVEAAGRGVPVLGVCNGFQILTEAGLLPGALMRNAGIRFVCREVPLKVENTSSRFTQRYFKDQIITIPVAHHDGNYFADAETLDRLEGEGQVAFRYAEPVNGSQRDIAGVLNQAGNVLGMMPHPERMIEAAQGGTDGRKLFEGVLAGLNVAA; via the coding sequence ATGTCGTTCTCGTCCGCCGTCATCACCTTCCCCGGCTCGAACTGCGACCGCGACATGGCTGTGGCGGTGGAAGAGGTCTGCGGCGGCACTGTCCACCGCGTCTGGCATGGCGACGCCAGCCTGCCCGAAGGCCTTGATTTCATCGCCGTTCCCGGTGGGTTCTCGTATGGCGACTATCTGCGCTCGGGTGCCATGGCGGCCCGTTCGCCGATCATGAAGGCGGTTGTCGAGGCTGCCGGTCGCGGGGTTCCCGTGCTCGGCGTGTGCAACGGCTTCCAGATCCTGACCGAAGCCGGGTTGCTGCCGGGCGCGCTGATGCGCAATGCCGGCATCCGCTTCGTGTGCCGCGAAGTGCCGCTCAAGGTCGAGAACACGTCCTCGCGCTTCACCCAGCGCTACTTCAAGGACCAGATCATCACGATCCCGGTCGCCCACCACGACGGCAACTACTTTGCCGACGCGGAAACGCTCGACCGCCTCGAAGGCGAAGGCCAGGTGGCGTTCCGTTATGCCGAGCCGGTCAACGGATCGCAGCGCGACATTGCCGGGGTGCTCAACCAAGCTGGCAACGTGCTGGGCATGATGCCCCACCCCGAGCGCATGATCGAGGCGGCCCAGGGCGGAACCGACGGCCGCAAGCTGTTCGAGGGCGTTCTGGCCGGGCTCAACGTCGCGGCCTGA
- the purS gene encoding phosphoribosylformylglycinamidine synthase subunit PurS, whose translation MKVRVHVSLKNGVLDPQGRAIHHALEGLGFTGVSDVRAGRLFELDVADTTTDEQLDDMCRKLLANMVIENYRIEKVA comes from the coding sequence ATGAAGGTCCGCGTTCACGTCAGCCTCAAGAACGGGGTGCTCGATCCGCAGGGTCGCGCAATTCACCACGCGCTCGAAGGTCTGGGCTTTACCGGGGTGAGCGATGTGCGCGCCGGGCGCCTGTTCGAACTCGACGTGGCCGACACGACCACCGACGAACAGCTCGACGACATGTGCCGCAAGCTGCTGGCCAACATGGTGATCGAAAACTACCGCATCGAAAAGGTGGCCTGA
- a CDS encoding M16 family metallopeptidase — translation MSFRAPFSFALPLLALLGMGGSLSHPAWAAPPAPAPWAFETSDLAPDPAFRFGRLANGMRYVIRANHTPAGTAMVRLDVATGSLDEGPATRGYAHFIEHMAFNGSTHVPEGEMVRLLERKGLAFGADTNAQTGFEQTTYMLDLPRADDERIDTALMLMRETASELTFTPGAVSRERGIVLSELRDGQGYVLDNFREQIGFLYPHATYTQRLPIGTVASLEAATAKGLKAFWQAHYGPDKTTLVVVGDIDPAAIEARIKARFGDWQAAPGQARPDQGTVDPGQKGASDIWLNPALSERVSVSRHGPWLDEPDTQANRREALLRQIGYGIINRRFQSLSRQADPPFRGAGFGTSDVFHIGRTTNLIVETPDGGWARGLEAAAGTWHEAMTMGFTPAEVAEQVANLRTAIDNAAAGEATRSNATLVALVISMLHDDTVPTTPSGAKARFAAFAPTITPETVLAALRREAVPLDDPLIRFQGRKAPEGGVAALRQTWDKAVKAPVVAARAATASTFTYTDFGKPGTIVADSTDPVLGIRTLRFANGVMLNLKRTTLEADRIHVRLTLDGGDMLATRENPLAVTMAPMLPAGGLGQFSQDQLQTLLAGHALGNTLISQGDAFTAGGTTTGPDLLLQLQLLAAQITDPGYRPEAEEMFHQSMTNAFARMDATLASALGAHLGGILNDDDPRFTLQPAPAYQALTFARLKAALADRLAHGALEIAMVGDIDESAAIADVARTFGALPARDPAFGAWEAARARHFTDHRGLAVLRHKSAADQALVRLIWPTADNSDPELTMTLNLLAQVAGVEVTDSVREKLGKAYSPGASSDQDQFYKGWGTFTLQAGVDVADVAATRAALARTAAGLLARPVSADIFTRARAPMLERLDNALKSNAGWLALTERAQSKPDRIARFQAARARLMALTPADIQAAARRFLDPGRAVTVLVLPEGAPAPKA, via the coding sequence ATGTCGTTTCGCGCACCGTTTTCGTTCGCCCTTCCCCTGCTGGCCCTGCTCGGCATGGGCGGGAGCCTGTCGCATCCCGCATGGGCCGCCCCGCCCGCGCCAGCCCCATGGGCGTTCGAGACATCGGACCTCGCCCCCGATCCGGCGTTCCGTTTTGGCCGCCTCGCCAATGGCATGCGCTATGTGATCCGGGCCAACCACACGCCCGCGGGCACGGCCATGGTGCGCCTCGACGTCGCGACCGGCTCGCTCGACGAAGGGCCGGCCACGCGCGGCTATGCCCATTTCATCGAGCACATGGCCTTCAACGGCAGCACCCATGTTCCCGAGGGCGAGATGGTGCGCCTGCTCGAACGCAAGGGGCTGGCCTTCGGCGCGGACACCAACGCCCAGACCGGCTTCGAGCAGACCACCTACATGCTCGACCTGCCGCGCGCCGACGACGAGCGGATCGACACCGCGCTGATGCTCATGCGCGAGACCGCCAGCGAGCTGACCTTCACGCCCGGCGCCGTCTCGCGCGAGCGCGGGATCGTGCTGTCCGAACTGCGCGACGGGCAAGGCTATGTCCTCGACAATTTCAGGGAGCAGATCGGCTTTCTCTACCCCCATGCGACCTATACCCAGCGCCTGCCCATCGGCACCGTCGCCAGCCTGGAAGCGGCCACGGCCAAGGGCCTCAAGGCGTTCTGGCAGGCCCATTATGGACCCGACAAGACCACGCTGGTCGTCGTGGGCGACATCGACCCTGCCGCGATCGAGGCGCGCATCAAGGCCCGCTTCGGCGACTGGCAGGCCGCCCCCGGTCAGGCCCGCCCGGATCAGGGCACCGTCGACCCCGGCCAGAAGGGGGCGAGCGATATCTGGCTCAACCCCGCGCTGTCCGAGCGCGTGTCCGTCTCGCGCCATGGCCCCTGGCTCGACGAGCCCGACACGCAAGCCAACCGCCGCGAGGCGCTGTTGCGCCAGATCGGCTATGGCATCATCAACCGCCGTTTCCAGTCGCTCTCGCGACAGGCCGATCCGCCATTTCGCGGCGCGGGCTTTGGCACCAGCGATGTGTTCCACATCGGCCGCACCACCAACCTGATCGTCGAAACGCCCGATGGCGGCTGGGCGCGCGGGCTGGAGGCCGCAGCGGGCACATGGCACGAGGCGATGACCATGGGCTTCACCCCGGCCGAAGTGGCCGAGCAGGTCGCCAACTTGCGCACCGCCATCGACAATGCCGCCGCGGGCGAAGCCACCCGCAGCAATGCCACGCTCGTCGCGCTGGTGATCTCGATGCTGCACGACGATACCGTACCCACCACCCCGAGCGGCGCGAAAGCGCGTTTCGCCGCCTTTGCACCCACGATCACGCCCGAAACCGTGCTGGCCGCACTGCGCCGCGAAGCGGTTCCGCTCGATGATCCGCTGATCCGTTTCCAGGGTCGCAAGGCGCCCGAAGGCGGCGTTGCGGCCCTGCGCCAGACCTGGGACAAGGCCGTGAAGGCCCCTGTCGTGGCCGCACGGGCCGCCACGGCCAGCACCTTCACCTATACCGATTTCGGCAAGCCCGGAACCATCGTGGCCGACAGCACCGACCCCGTGCTGGGCATCCGCACCCTGCGCTTTGCCAACGGGGTCATGCTCAACCTCAAGCGCACCACGCTCGAAGCCGACCGCATCCATGTCCGCCTCACCCTCGACGGGGGCGACATGCTCGCCACGCGCGAAAACCCGCTGGCCGTGACGATGGCGCCGATGCTGCCGGCGGGCGGGCTCGGCCAGTTCAGCCAGGACCAGTTGCAGACACTGCTGGCGGGCCATGCGCTGGGCAATACCCTGATCAGCCAGGGCGATGCCTTCACCGCCGGGGGCACGACGACCGGACCGGACCTGCTGCTCCAGCTTCAGCTTCTGGCCGCCCAGATCACCGATCCGGGCTATCGCCCCGAGGCCGAAGAGATGTTCCACCAGAGCATGACCAATGCCTTTGCCCGGATGGACGCCACCCTCGCCTCTGCCCTCGGAGCCCATCTCGGCGGAATCCTGAACGACGACGACCCGCGCTTCACGCTGCAACCGGCCCCGGCCTATCAGGCGCTGACATTCGCCCGGCTCAAGGCCGCGCTGGCCGACAGGCTGGCCCATGGCGCGCTCGAAATCGCCATGGTCGGCGACATCGACGAGAGCGCCGCGATTGCCGATGTGGCGCGCACCTTTGGCGCGCTGCCCGCACGCGACCCTGCGTTCGGGGCGTGGGAAGCCGCGCGCGCGCGTCACTTTACCGACCATCGCGGCCTTGCCGTGCTGCGTCACAAGAGCGCGGCCGATCAGGCCCTCGTGCGGCTGATCTGGCCGACGGCCGACAACAGCGATCCCGAACTGACGATGACCCTCAACCTCCTCGCGCAAGTGGCCGGGGTCGAAGTGACCGACAGCGTGCGCGAGAAGCTCGGCAAGGCCTATTCGCCGGGCGCATCGAGCGATCAGGACCAGTTCTACAAGGGCTGGGGTACGTTCACCCTTCAGGCCGGGGTCGATGTCGCCGATGTCGCGGCCACGCGCGCCGCGCTCGCCCGGACTGCGGCAGGCCTCCTCGCCCGCCCGGTCAGCGCCGACATCTTCACCCGCGCCCGCGCGCCGATGCTCGAACGCCTCGACAATGCGCTCAAGAGCAATGCCGGCTGGCTGGCCCTGACCGAACGGGCCCAGTCGAAGCCCGACCGGATCGCGCGGTTCCAGGCCGCGCGGGCCCGGCTCATGGCGCTCACCCCCGCCGACATTCAGGCTGCCGCCCGCCGCTTCCTCGATCCCGGGCGCGCGGTGACGGTGCTGGTCCTGCCCGAAGGAGCCCCGGCCCCCAAAGCATGA
- the purC gene encoding phosphoribosylaminoimidazolesuccinocarboxamide synthase, giving the protein MSRRRQIYEGKAKILYEGPEPGTIIQYFKDDATAFNAQKRGTINGKGVINNRISEYVFTRLSHIGIPTHFIRRLNMREQLVRQVEIVPIEVVVRNVAAGSISKRLGIPEGEPLPHTLIEYYYKDDALGDPMIAEEHIACFGWANNEEMQDISSMAIRVNDFLVGMFAAINIRLVDFKLEFGRIWDGDYSRVILADEISPDGCRLWDMVTGEKLDKDRFRRDLGGEEEAYQEVARRLGLLDNDGPSEVLDLGAHRKLRTKK; this is encoded by the coding sequence ATGTCGCGTCGCCGCCAGATCTACGAAGGCAAGGCCAAGATCCTCTATGAAGGTCCTGAGCCGGGCACCATCATCCAGTACTTCAAGGATGATGCCACCGCATTCAACGCGCAGAAGCGCGGCACGATCAACGGCAAGGGCGTGATCAACAACCGCATCAGCGAGTATGTGTTCACCCGCCTGTCGCACATCGGCATTCCCACCCACTTCATCCGCCGCCTGAACATGCGCGAACAGCTCGTGCGTCAGGTGGAAATCGTGCCGATCGAAGTGGTCGTGCGCAACGTGGCCGCCGGTTCGATCTCCAAGCGCCTGGGCATCCCCGAGGGCGAGCCGCTGCCCCACACGCTGATCGAATATTACTACAAGGACGATGCGCTGGGCGATCCGATGATCGCTGAAGAGCACATCGCCTGCTTCGGCTGGGCCAACAACGAGGAAATGCAGGACATCTCCTCGATGGCGATCCGCGTGAACGACTTCCTCGTGGGGATGTTCGCGGCGATCAACATCCGTCTGGTCGACTTCAAGCTCGAATTCGGGCGCATCTGGGACGGCGACTACAGCCGCGTGATCCTCGCCGACGAAATCAGCCCCGACGGCTGCCGCCTGTGGGACATGGTCACCGGCGAAAAGCTCGACAAGGATCGCTTCCGTCGCGACCTGGGCGGCGAAGAAGAAGCCTATCAGGAAGTCGCGCGTCGCCTCGGCCTGCTCGACAACGACGGCCCGAGCGAAGTGCTCGATCTTGGCGCCCACCGCAAGCTGCGCACCAAGAAGTAA
- the wrbA gene encoding NAD(P)H:quinone oxidoreductase: protein MSKVLVLYYSTYGHIETMANAIAEGARETGATVDVKRVPETVPLEIAQKAHFKLDQAAPVATVAELAEYDAIIVGTGTRFGRISSQMAAFLDQAGGLWATGALNGKVGAAFTSTASQHGGQETTLFSIITNLQHFGMTVVGLDYGFQGQLGHEVVVGGAPYGATTIAGGDGSRQPSETELDGARYLGRRVANTATKLFG from the coding sequence ATGAGCAAGGTTCTCGTTCTCTACTACTCGACCTATGGCCACATCGAAACCATGGCCAATGCCATTGCCGAAGGTGCGCGCGAAACCGGCGCCACTGTCGACGTGAAGCGCGTTCCCGAAACCGTTCCGCTCGAAATCGCGCAGAAGGCCCACTTCAAGCTCGATCAGGCCGCCCCGGTGGCGACCGTGGCCGAACTGGCCGAATACGATGCCATCATCGTGGGCACCGGCACCCGCTTTGGCCGCATCAGCTCGCAGATGGCCGCGTTCCTCGATCAGGCCGGCGGCCTGTGGGCGACCGGCGCGCTCAACGGCAAGGTCGGCGCGGCCTTCACCTCGACCGCCAGCCAGCATGGCGGGCAGGAAACCACCCTGTTCTCGATCATCACCAACCTGCAGCACTTCGGCATGACCGTGGTCGGCCTCGACTATGGCTTCCAGGGCCAGCTGGGTCACGAAGTGGTCGTCGGCGGCGCGCCCTATGGCGCCACCACGATTGCCGGTGGCGACGGCAGCCGACAGCCGAGCGAAACCGAACTCGACGGCGCGCGCTATCTGGGCCGCCGCGTGGCCAACACGGCGACCAAGCTGTTCGGCTGA
- a CDS encoding ketosteroid isomerase-related protein has protein sequence MSREATLALLETYYGAFNAGDWEGMLACLSDDVAHDINQGARQTGKDTFRAFMGHMERCYKERLEDIVLMASEDGTRAAAEFVVHGQYLTTDEGLPEAQGQTYVLPAGAFLAIENGKITRLTMYYNLADWTAQVVGA, from the coding sequence ATGTCGCGCGAAGCCACGCTTGCCCTGCTGGAAACCTATTATGGCGCCTTCAATGCGGGCGACTGGGAAGGGATGCTGGCCTGCCTGTCCGATGATGTGGCGCACGACATCAACCAGGGCGCGCGCCAGACCGGCAAGGACACCTTCCGCGCGTTCATGGGCCACATGGAACGCTGCTACAAGGAACGCCTTGAAGACATCGTGCTCATGGCCAGCGAGGATGGCACCCGCGCTGCTGCCGAATTCGTCGTCCATGGCCAGTACCTGACGACCGACGAAGGCCTGCCCGAGGCGCAGGGCCAGACGTATGTGCTCCCCGCCGGGGCCTTCCTCGCCATCGAAAATGGCAAGATCACCCGCCTGACGATGTACTACAACCTCGCCGACTGGACCGCGCAGGTGGTCGGCGCATGA
- a CDS encoding GNAT family N-acetyltransferase has protein sequence MTIAVRPLVGAEIAAALDDLAALRIAVFAAWPYLYDGDRAYEADYLRDYAAAPGAVLVAAFDGEGSGGRLVGAATAAPMMHQKAAFREPFAARGIDVTRLFYFGESVLLPEYRGHGIGHAFFDAREAAARSAGASAACFAAVVRAPDHPARPAGYRPLDDFWHKRGYALVPGLTTQLSWKEHGEVQESPKTMQYWIRHFE, from the coding sequence ATGACCATTGCGGTCCGCCCGCTGGTCGGCGCGGAAATCGCCGCTGCGCTCGATGATCTGGCGGCCCTGCGGATCGCGGTCTTCGCGGCCTGGCCCTATCTCTACGACGGGGACCGGGCCTACGAGGCGGACTATCTCAGGGACTATGCCGCCGCGCCCGGTGCGGTGCTGGTCGCCGCTTTTGATGGCGAGGGGAGTGGCGGGCGCCTTGTCGGGGCGGCCACGGCGGCCCCGATGATGCACCAGAAGGCGGCGTTTCGCGAACCTTTCGCCGCGCGCGGGATCGATGTGACGCGGCTGTTCTACTTCGGCGAAAGCGTGCTGCTGCCCGAATACCGCGGCCATGGCATCGGCCATGCGTTCTTCGACGCGCGCGAGGCGGCGGCCCGCAGCGCGGGTGCCAGTGCGGCCTGTTTTGCCGCCGTGGTGCGCGCGCCCGACCATCCCGCGCGGCCTGCCGGTTATCGCCCGCTCGACGATTTCTGGCACAAGCGGGGCTATGCCCTCGTCCCGGGCCTGACCACGCAGCTGTCGTGGAAAGAGCATGGCGAGGTGCAGGAAAGCCCCAAGACCATGCAATACTGGATCAGGCATTTCGAATGA
- a CDS encoding carbon-nitrogen hydrolase family protein, with protein MTRFTVAAAQYPIDSLESWDAYVAKLTRWVEEAVAAGAALLVFPEYGAMELSSLDPATMGDLAGSIDTVSALLPQVDALHADLARRHGVYILAASAPRRDDARTVRNAARLFAPSGAMATQDKLVMTRFEREEWAITGGEGIKVFDTALGRLAIAICYDSEFPLLARAAVEGGAHVLLVPSCTDTLHGYWRVRIGSQARALEGQCYVVQSPTVGEAPWSPAVDVNRGAAGVYGPPDAAPVGGGMPADGVVALGEEGVAAWVYGVIDTAHVDGLRAQGGVLTVAHWSEQPGAGALPPAELVPLR; from the coding sequence ATGACCCGTTTTACCGTCGCTGCGGCGCAATATCCGATTGATTCCCTCGAAAGCTGGGACGCCTATGTCGCCAAGCTGACGCGCTGGGTGGAAGAGGCCGTCGCGGCGGGCGCCGCGCTGCTGGTCTTCCCCGAATATGGCGCGATGGAGCTTTCGAGCCTCGATCCGGCGACGATGGGCGATCTGGCCGGGTCGATCGACACGGTTTCCGCGCTCCTGCCGCAAGTCGATGCGCTGCACGCCGATCTGGCACGCCGCCACGGTGTCTACATCCTGGCCGCCAGCGCGCCGCGCCGCGATGATGCGCGCACGGTGCGCAATGCTGCACGGCTCTTCGCGCCCAGCGGCGCCATGGCCACGCAGGACAAGCTGGTGATGACCCGCTTCGAGCGCGAGGAATGGGCGATCACGGGCGGAGAAGGGATCAAGGTCTTCGATACCGCGCTCGGGCGGCTGGCCATCGCGATCTGCTATGACAGCGAGTTTCCGCTGCTCGCCCGCGCGGCGGTCGAGGGCGGGGCGCACGTTCTGCTCGTGCCCAGTTGCACCGACACGCTCCATGGCTACTGGCGCGTGCGCATCGGCAGCCAGGCCCGTGCGCTCGAAGGGCAGTGCTATGTCGTCCAGTCGCCCACCGTGGGCGAGGCGCCATGGTCGCCGGCCGTCGATGTCAATCGCGGGGCCGCCGGGGTCTATGGCCCGCCCGATGCCGCGCCGGTCGGGGGTGGCATGCCCGCCGATGGCGTGGTCGCGCTGGGCGAGGAAGGCGTCGCGGCCTGGGTCTATGGGGTGATCGATACCGCCCATGTCGATGGCCTGCGCGCGCAAGGCGGGGTGCTGACGGTGGCCCACTGGTCCGAACAGCCGGGCGCGGGGGCGCTGCCACCCGCCGAACTGGTCCCGTTGCGCTAG
- a CDS encoding low molecular weight protein-tyrosine-phosphatase: protein MSQPAVLFVCLGNICRSPMAEAAFREEAVKAGLAVTIESAGTGGWHVGNPPDPRAQAEALRHGVDISKYRARQVVEEDFVRFGQIFALDPQNLQDLKRIAPRRTLAKVGLLMDLVPGRAGTAVIDPYYGTDEDFAEAWDDVSLAAQRLVARMLR from the coding sequence GTGAGCCAGCCTGCGGTGCTGTTCGTCTGTCTGGGCAATATCTGTCGTTCGCCAATGGCCGAGGCCGCCTTTCGAGAAGAGGCGGTCAAGGCCGGGCTGGCGGTGACCATCGAATCGGCGGGGACCGGTGGCTGGCATGTCGGCAATCCGCCCGACCCGCGTGCGCAGGCCGAGGCGCTGCGCCACGGGGTCGACATCTCGAAATATCGCGCGCGGCAGGTAGTGGAGGAGGATTTTGTCCGCTTCGGCCAGATTTTCGCGCTCGATCCGCAGAACCTTCAGGATCTGAAGCGGATTGCCCCGCGCCGCACGCTGGCCAAAGTCGGCCTGCTGATGGACCTCGTTCCGGGCCGGGCCGGAACTGCGGTGATCGATCCCTATTACGGCACGGACGAGGACTTTGCCGAGGCCTGGGACGATGTGAGTCTGGCCGCTCAGCGGCTCGTGGCGCGCATGTTGCGCTAG
- a CDS encoding ETC complex I subunit, with the protein MPARIYQRPKNAMQSGKARIADWLLEFAPAEAKRPDPLMGWAGSGDTQQQVVLKFASEADALAYAEKYGIEVHVTPSPVHRLKIQSYADNFR; encoded by the coding sequence ATGCCCGCACGCATCTACCAGCGCCCGAAAAACGCCATGCAGTCCGGCAAGGCCCGGATTGCCGATTGGCTCCTCGAATTCGCTCCGGCGGAGGCCAAGCGCCCCGATCCGTTGATGGGATGGGCCGGTTCCGGCGACACCCAGCAGCAGGTCGTGCTCAAGTTTGCCTCCGAGGCCGACGCGCTCGCCTATGCCGAAAAGTACGGCATCGAGGTGCACGTCACGCCTTCGCCGGTCCATCGCCTCAAGATCCAGAGCTACGCCGACAATTTCCGCTGA
- a CDS encoding DNA polymerase III subunit gamma/tau, producing MADSTDMFGAAPEPQDAGSSAAELEAAGQGAMFGEPVAAAIPAATPVSAPVPVAAPVAPAQPYRVLARKYRPQTFSALIGQEAMVQTLANAIRRDRLAHAFLMTGVRGVGKTSTARLIAKALNCIGPDGQGGPTIDPCGQCEPCRAIAEGRHIDVIEMDAASHTGVDDVREIIEAVRYAAVSARYKIYIIDEVHMLSRNAFNALLKTLEEPPAHVKFLFATTEVDKLPVTVLSRCQRFDLRRIPTTLLAQHFAHVCKEEGVEAEDEALAMVAAAAEGSARDGLSILDQAISHADLAGSGEGETIRVSAEQVRDMLGLADKTLQRRLFAALLAADGPALLEEVAHQYALGIEPVAMMRAQLDLVHKITVTQISGPEGQARSAEESAALEGWAADLGAGQLHRLWQLLLKGHDEVRTAPDPLVAAQMSLLRALHAAGMPDPGGLVRKMEEMLAQAPALAAAAAAAQAGGEGAPAGATGLVPGASANANANANAGIGVGAGMDWEGLVEQVEEISPLTGATMRLSVRLIELRRGTLRYQLAPGLPGDPTADIKKTLQGLTGEMWLVERLDGEAAAGALPSLVEAKQAREAEAEAAMRADPLVRAALEAFPGAEILDESNPATAERRPWQPARSRQA from the coding sequence ATGGCTGATTCAACCGACATGTTTGGCGCTGCGCCCGAGCCGCAGGATGCCGGTTCCAGTGCTGCTGAGCTTGAAGCGGCAGGGCAGGGCGCCATGTTCGGTGAGCCTGTTGCCGCTGCGATTCCTGCGGCAACCCCTGTTTCGGCGCCCGTTCCCGTTGCGGCTCCGGTCGCTCCGGCCCAGCCCTATCGCGTGCTGGCGCGCAAGTATCGCCCACAGACCTTCTCGGCGCTGATCGGGCAGGAAGCCATGGTCCAGACCCTGGCCAATGCCATCCGGCGCGACCGTCTGGCCCACGCCTTTCTGATGACCGGCGTGCGCGGGGTGGGCAAGACCAGCACCGCGCGCCTGATCGCCAAGGCGCTCAACTGCATCGGCCCCGATGGGCAGGGCGGCCCGACGATCGACCCTTGCGGCCAGTGCGAGCCGTGCCGTGCGATTGCCGAAGGGCGCCATATCGACGTGATCGAGATGGACGCGGCCAGCCACACCGGCGTCGACGACGTGCGCGAGATCATCGAGGCGGTGCGCTATGCTGCCGTTTCGGCGCGCTACAAGATCTACATCATCGACGAAGTTCACATGCTCAGCCGCAATGCGTTCAACGCCTTGCTCAAGACGCTCGAAGAGCCGCCGGCCCATGTGAAGTTCCTGTTTGCCACGACCGAAGTCGACAAGCTGCCGGTCACCGTGCTTTCGCGGTGCCAGCGTTTCGATTTGCGGCGCATTCCGACGACCTTGCTCGCGCAGCATTTCGCCCACGTCTGCAAGGAAGAAGGCGTCGAGGCCGAGGACGAGGCGCTCGCCATGGTCGCCGCCGCCGCCGAAGGGTCTGCGCGCGACGGGCTCTCGATCCTCGATCAGGCGATCAGCCACGCCGACCTTGCCGGAAGCGGAGAGGGCGAGACCATCCGCGTGAGCGCCGAGCAGGTGCGCGACATGCTCGGCCTTGCCGACAAGACGCTCCAGCGCCGTCTGTTCGCCGCCCTGCTGGCTGCCGATGGCCCCGCCCTGCTGGAGGAAGTGGCCCACCAGTACGCGCTCGGGATCGAACCGGTGGCGATGATGCGTGCCCAGCTCGATCTCGTCCACAAGATCACCGTCACCCAGATCAGCGGCCCGGAAGGACAGGCCCGCTCCGCCGAGGAAAGCGCCGCGCTCGAAGGCTGGGCGGCAGACCTTGGCGCGGGCCAGTTGCATCGCCTGTGGCAATTGCTGCTCAAGGGCCACGACGAAGTGCGCACCGCGCCCGATCCGCTCGTGGCCGCGCAGATGTCCCTGCTGCGCGCGCTCCATGCGGCGGGCATGCCCGATCCGGGCGGCCTCGTGCGCAAGATGGAAGAAATGCTGGCCCAGGCGCCCGCGCTGGCAGCGGCTGCCGCTGCGGCGCAGGCGGGCGGAGAAGGGGCTCCTGCCGGCGCCACCGGTCTCGTGCCCGGTGCCAGTGCCAATGCCAATGCCAATGCCAATGCCGGTATCGGCGTGGGTGCGGGCATGGACTGGGAAGGCCTTGTCGAGCAGGTCGAGGAAATCTCGCCGCTGACGGGCGCGACCATGCGCCTGTCGGTGCGCCTGATCGAACTGCGCCGGGGCACCTTGCGCTATCAGCTCGCGCCGGGCCTGCCAGGCGACCCCACGGCGGACATCAAGAAGACCTTGCAGGGCCTGACCGGCGAAATGTGGCTGGTCGAACGCCTCGATGGCGAAGCGGCAGCAGGGGCGCTGCCCAGCCTGGTCGAGGCGAAACAGGCCCGCGAAGCCGAGGCGGAGGCCGCGATGCGGGCCGACCCCCTCGTGCGCGCGGCGCTCGAAGCCTTTCCGGGCGCTGAAATTCTCGACGAATCCAACCCTGCCACGGCCGAACGTCGGCCCTGGCAGCCTGCGCGGAGCAGACAAGCATGA
- a CDS encoding YbaB/EbfC family nucleoid-associated protein, which produces MKSMEEMIQAAQKAAETIQRQMEDAQGRLDGIEVEGAAGGGLVKIKASAKGRVIGVSIDDSLLVPADKGILEDLVAAAFNDARTKADAAAGEEMQKVQMAAGIPPGFKLPF; this is translated from the coding sequence ATGAAGTCCATGGAAGAAATGATCCAGGCTGCCCAGAAGGCCGCCGAAACGATCCAGCGCCAGATGGAGGACGCCCAGGGGCGCCTCGACGGCATCGAGGTGGAAGGCGCGGCCGGTGGCGGTCTCGTCAAGATCAAGGCTTCGGCCAAGGGGCGCGTGATCGGCGTCTCGATCGACGACAGCCTGCTGGTTCCCGCCGACAAGGGCATCCTCGAAGACCTCGTGGCCGCGGCCTTCAACGACGCGCGCACCAAGGCCGATGCGGCAGCGGGCGAGGAAATGCAGAAGGTGCAGATGGCGGCGGGCATTCCGCCGGGCTTCAAGCTGCCGTTCTGA